TGAAACCTGTCATGAACAGCCATCATGGTATAGCGGTGAAAACATGTTGACCCAAATACATAAATTGAAGATGTGTAAGAGATCAGATTCTGttattagtcaaattaagaCAACAGATGGAGATGTTTCTGCTGAGATTCCAGGCAAGGGCTGCAGCGTCACTGAAGTAGCTGAAACCCCACCTCTGAAACAGGATAATGGCGATGATACTAGCTTTTTCAAGACTGGAAGCAGCCAGAAAGATCACCTTACAATGTGGAATGAAAGGAAGCGGATATCCATAGAAGAGAGACTCAATTTTGAAGGGCCTGCCATCCAAGACCAAACCAAAGAAAACTTGGTTTACAACTCATCCCTTTCAACTTCGAATCTCAAAGAGTCATCTACAATGGGAAATAAGGATGACAACATGGAGGGAATGAAGTCTGGAAAGTTGCTAACAGAGGATCAAGGATTAAGACTAAAGGAAAGTGAGAAATGTTATTCTCTGGTAATCTCAGATGCTGGGGTGAATGATGGGAATCCAGAGGTTGGCGATAATGGCCAGGTTGACGAAGCTCAGACAAATCATGATGTGAGACTTGCAACTGAGTTTTCGATAGCTGAGAAACTTCATGATTTAGATAAAATGGTTTTGCGAAAATGTGGGACCATTCCCAGGGTTGTCCAGTGTGCTTTCTGCCAGTCATCAGAATGCTCAGAGGTCCATTTGCTTTATTTCCATGCAACTTTTATCTTCTGGGTTTGCTCTGGAATGTAATGCTTTAGATTCAGAAGCTAAATGCTACATATGCAATTTATAATGGCAGGCTTCAGGAGAGATGGTCCACTACAGTAATGGTGAGCCTGTTCCTGCAGGTTACAGTGGAGGATCTAGGATCATACATTCACACAAGAATTGCACTGAATGGTAAGAAACACTTGAAATATGACAAAAATACAACCAGTTTACATTTATATAACCAGCCAAATAATCTGGTTAATGTAATCAGAGGAATTTCTTGATGGTGATCATATCATATTTTTCTGCATCCTTCCACCTTTAAATTATACTAAACCAGTGGCTGCAGAAGCTTCAAACTTCATAATTGTGATTGTCTAATGTCAAAGGCTGCTATTACTTTTGATCTGGTTGAGCCTAATGAGGATAAACTCCACATGTGCAGGGCTCCTAACGTCTATTTTATGGATCGTCTAGCTATTAATCTTGAAGCTGAAGTAGTCAGGAGTCGAAGAATAAAATGCTGTTGTTGTGGAATCAAAGGGGCCGCTCTTGGATGCTATGAGAAAAGTTGTCGCAAGAGTTTTCATGTTACTTGTGCCATGAAGATCCCGCAATGTAGATGGGATACAGTAAGTTTCATGGTTGCACTCATAAGTCGTATACAACATTTGGCCGGCCACATCTTTGTTAACAAgctttttctttaaattctcaTTGGAACAGGTTAATTTTGTTCTATTGTGCCCGCTTCACTGTTCTTGTAAATTGCCTATTGAAATTCCCGGACCTCGAGAGATACAGAGTTCTTCAAAAGAAGAGTACGTTAACAAATTTGATTTACTGAATTTTGATAAACATTGCGAGCCTGATGAGATGGCTTACACATAACTTTTACAGGCAATCACAACTCAttcatgatgaaaatgatgagaaGCATCAGCATGGTGCAAGCTCGATGCGGATGTATTGTGGATCTCACAACAAAATAGTTCTGTGTTGTTCAGCTTTAACAAAAGCTGAGAgggtaaaaattaaattatgaaGTAGAGTCTGTTGATGTTTGGATATATCATTCAGTATTATTGAAAGGATTGAGTGCATGAATCTCAGGATATGGTTTCTCAATTTGGGAAGGCATCCAGAGCAAAAGTAGTGCAAAAATGGAATCCAACTGTGACTCATGTAATTGCATCAGCAGATGAAAATGGAGCTTGCAAAAGGACATTCAAAGTTTTGATGGGCATCCTGGAGGGCAAGTGGATACTGAGTGTTGAATGTCAGTGCAGAGCTGTAAACATCAGATATAGTAGTCAAATCCTAGTATATCGGTCCATGGGGTGTTTATGTTGCTAAGGCGAGTGTCTTCTGTGTGCATGTGCCCAGGGATAAAAGCTTGCATGGAAGCAATGGAACATCTCAAAGAGGAGAGATATGAAATCAATGTCGACATTCATGGAATGAGGAACGGTCCTCAACTTGGAAGACAAAGAGTCATTAACATGGTTAGTATCTATTTCTTTCACTCAACTGCATCATCTATTTGATTATTGTTGGTTATTTAATATTCTCAGACCTCAGTATACAATTTTTGTTGTCTCTACAACTGATGTGCCCCTCAAATATATGGGAGTACTTCATCTGAAGAAAATCTGGCATTCTATAGTAAGAGCGCTTGCATGTGCTGTATTGCAATCTGACTGAACTAGCTGCCATGGCAGCATATCTGCGGTTCAAGCAAGTTCCATGCATAGCAGTATTGAAGGGCTTCACACATTTCTCTTGCAGAGAGTCATTTAACTGAAATGTCAATTTGCTTGAAGTTCTGTCATCCAATCTGATAGACCAAATCAGCATCCACATGACTTTCTCTCTTAATATGACCGTTCTAGGCACGCTAATGCTGTGCTATGGAATTCGCATATAGCATCTTATCGTTCATGTGGGCATCTTACTGTTCATGTGGCTTAGACTTGCATCTAATATTGGTTGGTGTTTCCTCTTATGCAGCAACCAAAACTATTTGACGGGCTTAAGTTCTATTTCATGGGGGATTTCGATACTTCACTCAAAGGATACCTCCAAGATCTTGTGGTTGCTGCCGGAGGCACTGTGCTTCACAGAAAGCCCATTCCTTGCGATGAGCTAGCCCCCTTACCTTCATCCATTCCTTCAACCTTCATAATATATAGCCTTGAGATGCCAGAAAATTGTGGTCTAAGCAGGGATGTGATCATCAAGCGCAGGCTGTCTGGTGCAGAAGCTCTCGCTAGATCAACAGGAGCAAAAGTGGCTAGCAACTCATGGCTTTTGGATTCTATTGCATCCTGCAAGTTAGAATGATGAAAATGTTCCTCGTTTGTTATTTAAGGAGCTCTGCCAATCCTCATGGctctttatttttatcataaagGACAAAGTGAATGGATCTGGGCTCTTTTGAATAACTGATTTACAAAATGAAACTTCCATGTTTTTCGTTATTGATGTGATATAGACAAgcactttttatctttttatactCTCTAACTTGGTAAAAAATTGCAATTCCGTTTGGTTAGCTAATCTTCTTGTAAAGTACTGCTCGCTAAACTATGtgaatttgtttgaaaaaaaaaaaaaaaaaaaactaggtgAATTTGCAAAAGCCCTTCTCTTGGGGTATCTCTTAACTTCCTGTAAAGCAATGCTTTCGGCAGGATATCTAGCCAGTCTGTCAAAGAAGTACAGATTCATGTGGATGGGAAGTTTTCTCCATTGGTCGCGACTTGGTTTGCTAGAATTTTTATCTGGTGTAGTACTACCTCAGGTTAGTACTGATATTTGGCCTGACAGGAGGATTCCCATGCATCCTTAACCCAAACAGAGAGACACAGAGCCTCTGCTGGTTTGATCGCTGGTCTAGCTCTGAAGTGTCTTGGTTGAATAATCAGGATTCCGGATACTTGTCCTCGGGGACATTCAGCTTTGCTTCACATCCTTTCTGGGAAAGAGTTCAACCACCTAATGCAGGACAGGACTTCCTCAACCACCTTATTTAAACTCGTTATTTGACATTGTTCTATGATTTAGGATAtatt
The sequence above is drawn from the Rhodamnia argentea isolate NSW1041297 chromosome 9, ASM2092103v1, whole genome shotgun sequence genome and encodes:
- the LOC115728783 gene encoding protein BREAST CANCER SUSCEPTIBILITY 1 homolog; translation: MADPIPSQLEMMGRELKCPICLSLLNSAVSLLCNHVFCNSCILKSMKSGYTCPVCKVPYRRREVRPAPHMDNLVSIYKHFEVASGINMFVSQNAATNKLSDGENQLEDRDIGGSGDVDVAGHQVSKGKRTLKKKESRKTKKSNMIISSPGCVKPSFPTKKRVQVPQYPSDESLVCHTTPKAGLCETKDNETKTNLASAKQKLALNDKGEPAFLPFFWLREEEDVEKISQSSEKEQLTGTSPPDVPSFSDMKDSDDELPFKLTTEGNTNGNPAAREFYDSEMFEWTQRPCSPELCSSPIKVQVTGTKKDFKEASQRNIAIQTIRNLDSQIDTDDVPSPDFPSVSMTGNDHRRKVASKKRRRNRRGKSQMNLMKGNTKNSPAVRLSSNETFETCHEQPSWYSGENMLTQIHKLKMCKRSDSVISQIKTTDGDVSAEIPGKGCSVTEVAETPPLKQDNGDDTSFFKTGSSQKDHLTMWNERKRISIEERLNFEGPAIQDQTKENLVYNSSLSTSNLKESSTMGNKDDNMEGMKSGKLLTEDQGLRLKESEKCYSLVISDAGVNDGNPEVGDNGQVDEAQTNHDVRLATEFSIAEKLHDLDKMVLRKCGTIPRVVQCAFCQSSECSEASGEMVHYSNGEPVPAGYSGGSRIIHSHKNCTEWAPNVYFMDRLAINLEAEVVRSRRIKCCCCGIKGAALGCYEKSCRKSFHVTCAMKIPQCRWDTVNFVLLCPLHCSCKLPIEIPGPREIQSSSKEEQSQLIHDENDEKHQHGASSMRMYCGSHNKIVLCCSALTKAERDMVSQFGKASRAKVVQKWNPTVTHVIASADENGACKRTFKVLMGILEGKWILSVEWIKACMEAMEHLKEERYEINVDIHGMRNGPQLGRQRVINMQPKLFDGLKFYFMGDFDTSLKGYLQDLVVAAGGTVLHRKPIPCDELAPLPSSIPSTFIIYSLEMPENCGLSRDVIIKRRLSGAEALARSTGAKVASNSWLLDSIASCKLE